Proteins from a genomic interval of Cyprinus carpio isolate SPL01 chromosome A21, ASM1834038v1, whole genome shotgun sequence:
- the LOC109085644 gene encoding T-box transcription factor TBX22-like codes for MKRMQALSTDTSGESFKRMKVENLQNEKMQCISEYNRDAPKATFIDKQDQRKDKKKRSVKPSRPAGTECEAVREAGVDLQGSDLWKRFHEIGTEMIITKAGRRMFPSVRIKVRNLDPDQQYSIAMDIMPVDSKRYRYVYHSSQWMVAGNTDHSCVPPRLCVHPDSPSSGQTWMRQIISFDRVKLTNNEMDDKGHIILKSMHKYRPRIHIIEHSPVERLSQTLVSLPADGVCTFSFSETQFTTVTAYQNQQITKLKIDRNPFAKGFRERNGGVLDGMLESYAWHSPFNLDFKSFAMQLQGRCYGAPASFGISSSVPSFLPSCFSPAAPPVTFSSPQCCKVLPSHSVLTCRAYCSFCLGKLSTYTGLRPELDLPFMTALQVQRGDRCRSRWLQDSSSRSASAGWASAEYQTQKDNREPAFVSPYSYSSPASRRFSTVTHHLKLARAESLYQMPLISSISYCPDTKPVKACTLVRALVAQYSRIS; via the exons ATGAAGAG AATGCAGGCGCTCTCCACGGACACTTCGGGGGAAAGTTTCAAGAGGATGAAGGTGGAAAATCTGCAGAATGAGAAGATGCAGTGCATCTCGGAATATAACAGAGATGCACCGAAAGCAACTTTCATCGACAAACAGG ATCAGCGAAAAGACAAGAAGAAAAGAAGCGTGAAGCCCAGCAGACCTGCAGGCACAGAATGTGAAGCTGTGAGAGAAGCTGGAGTAGATCTTCAAGGATCTGACCTGTGGAAGAGATTTCATGAGATCGGCACAGAGATGATCATCACCAAAGCCGGGAG GAGAATGTTCCCCTCGGTCCGAATCAAGGTGCGCAATTTGGATCCCGACCAGCAATACTCCATTGCTATGGACATCATGCCTGTGGACTCAAAGAGATACAG GTATGTGTACCACAGCTCTCAGTGGATGGTGGCTGGAAACACGGATCATTCCTGTGTTCCTCCTCGTCTGTGTGTCCACCCGGACTCGCCGTCTTCAGGACAGACCTGGATGAGACAGATCATCAGCTTTGATCGTGTTAAACTCACCAACAATGAGATGGATGACAAAGGCCAT ATCATCCTGAAGTCCATGCACAAGTACAGACCACGCATACACATAATTGAGCACAGTCCTGTTGAGCGGCTGTCACAGACTCTGGTGTCTCTGCCGGCGGATGGCGTCTGCACCTTCTCCTTCTCTGAGACTCAGTTCACCACTGTCACAGCCTACCAGAACCAGCAG ataacaaaactgaAGATCGACAGGAATCCTTTTGCCAAGGGCTTCAGGGAACGAAATGG AGGCGTGCTGGATGGGATGCTGGAGTCGTATGCATGGCACAGTCCCTTTAACCTCGACTTCAAATCTTTTGCTATGCAGCTACAGG GCAGATGTTATGGAGCTCCAGCAAGCTTCGGTATCTCCTCCTCAGTGCCATCCTTCTTGCCCAGCTGCTTCTCTCCAGCAGCTCCTCCCGTCACGTTCTCAAGCCCTCAGTGCTGCAAGGTGCTCCCTTCACACAGTGTTCTCACATGCAGAGCGTACTGCAGCTTCTGCCTGGGCAAACTCAGCACTTACACTGGGCTGCGACCCGAGTTAGATCTGCCCTTCATGACGGCTCTCCAGGTACAGAGAGGAGACCGGTGCAGGAGTCGCTGGCTTCAGGACTCCTCCTCAAGAAGTGCTTCAGCTGGATGGGCCTCCGCAGAATATCAAACTCAGAAAGACAACAGAGAGCCAGCCTTTGTGTCTCCCTACAGCTACAGTTCCCCCGCGAGTCGCCGCTTCTCTACTGTTACTCATCATCTGAAGCTGGCTCGTGCTGAGAGCCTGTACCAAATGCCCCTGATCTCCTCCATCAGTTACTGCCCTGACACCAAACCTGTCAAAGCATGCACTCTAGTGAGGGCACTTGTAGCCCAATACAGCAGGATCTCATGA